In Tenebrio molitor chromosome 8, icTenMoli1.1, whole genome shotgun sequence, a genomic segment contains:
- the LOC138137053 gene encoding uncharacterized protein: MKEIMSLGKYVRKKKLKVNVEKTKMIVFNKRKTKSEQREWKWKGRNVERVSEFKYLGYSFNKRATDKAHVREVVRKANKVVGCVWGIGERKWGENERKGRVQNTDRVLKRKGKNADEKEREKYYRTNGYASQEVERLKAEGRWIYAELSERDKDTDKQERMERIKESKYNREYEMCVIKEIPEDL; this comes from the exons ATGAAAGAAATCATGAGCCTGGGAAAATATGTGAGGAAGAAAAAGCTGAAAGTGAATGTTGAGAAAACGAAAATGATTGTGTTCAACAAGAGAAAGACGAAGAGTGAGCAGAGGGAGTGGAAGTGGAAAGGAAGGAACGTAGAACGAGTGAGCGAATTTAAGTACTTAGGTTACTCGTTCAACAAGAGAGCCACGGACAAGGCGCACGTGAGAGAGGTAGTGAGGAAAGCGAACAAGGTAGTTGGATGTGTttggggaataggagagagaaagtgGGGAG AAAATGAGcggaagggaagagtgcagAATACTGACCGAGTGCTGAAGAGAAAAGGAAAGAACGCGGAtgagaaggagagagagaagtaCTACCGGACGAACGGGTATGCCAGTcaagaagtggaaagattgaAAGCAGAAGGAAGATGGATATATGCGgagctgagtgaaagggacaaGGACACGGACAAGCAAGAGAGAATGgagagaatcaaagaatcGAAGTACAATAGGGAGTATGAGATGTGCGTGATAAAGGAAATTCCGGAAGACCTGTGA
- the LOC138137054 gene encoding uncharacterized protein, with protein MALKFEVNRLASDELSYELEIRGIVGLATVAEMRKTLRNLLRLEKSPTPLTYPDHPYTFEEDVTAVAQKLDEIGGLVESFEGVRDATYAKIISKIAHALGRVNKSRATEAAEESRKSRLIVSLLNLHSTANSKARRRERSSLNQSAGVVDVDLMEGSGDETSSADDDVDGAVGTPVTPRAASSPTVQRPPSVPISKWNVKYSGDDRDMSLSAFLARVEELMVARHATKQDLFDCAIDLFSGKALIWYRANRKNATDWNSLVTLLRGQFQPADYNDRLFDEIRQRTQGSDETIGLYLAVMDSLFDRLTIKVAEPVRLKIILRNLSPFYQSQIGVHPVRSRDELLGIGRVLEARKASVESFVPPVTRKNRKFLEPDLAYVSSGPSTAAIASTDEPSSSASPNRQNVTCWNCQKLGHIRSKCPAPKKLLCYRCGRPLAGCDSVPRPVSATDAEHLRSKFLLDYILQHAKGDERPYLEVSIFGHPFRGLLDSGASHTLLGGGGWSILERSGVRLNKTKTQCTVANGAKCDCLGFVRAPVQLLDKVHVLDVLIVPDVPHDLILGIDFWKSMDIVPDLRQDVWRFSKDVESARVHSIQSRHALSSEQQHALERLVQSELHHTRPIGCTDVDQHHIELLPGTRPIKQRYYPVSPHKQKIIDEELRKMLELDVIEPSKSPWSSPVCLVKKKDDTYRSLDVKSAFWQVRLTPESREYTAFTVPGRGLYQFKRMPFGLTGAPATWQRIIDRVLGPELQPSVFVFLDDIIVVSQDFETHMNALETVLNRLRTAGLIVSAEKCQFCRPQLRYLGYVVDQYGLRPDPEKVQAILDVPRPANATEVRRFIGTASWYRRFVPNFSSIVAPLCRLTKKKIKFAWSDECETAFRNLRERLITAPILSCPDFDRQFVLQCDASAYGIGAVLSQKFDDGERAICYLSRSLTRQERNYSTTERECLAVIWAVEKLRHYLEGVHFVVVTDHHSLLWLNRLKDPQGRLARWALRLQPYDFELVHRKGKDHVIPDMLSRSVPVSVDSATAENFSNTTDRWYANLIGQVARFPDKFPSFRVESGVLLKYSKCKIPELCDEADSWKKVVPKDYRNL; from the exons ATGGCCTTAAAGTTTGAGGTCAATAGGTTGGCTTCGGACGAGCTGTCCTACGAATTAGAGATACGAGGTATCGTAGGATTGGCAACCGTCGCGGAGATGCGGAAGACCCTCCGCAATTTGTTGAGGCTGGAAAAGTCTCCTACTCCACTGACCTATCCCGACCATCCCTATACCTTTGAGGAGGATGTCACAGCGGTGGCCCAAAAGTTGGACGAAATAGGAGGTTTAGTAGAGTCTTTCGAAGGTGTTCGGGACGCGACCTATGCGAAGATCATAAGCAAGATCGCGCACGCGCTCGGTCGTGTGAATAAGTCTCGCGCTACTGAGGCGGCTGAGGAGTCGCGGAAGTCTCGGTTGATCGTGAGTCTCCTCAATTTGCATTCGACGGCGAACTCGAAAGCTAGACGACGCGAAAGATCGAGTCTGAACCAATCCGCGGGCGTCGTAGACGTCGATTTGATGGAAGGTTCAGGTGACGAAACTTCGAGCGCGGATGATGATGTGGATGGAGCCGTGGGAACTCCAGTCACTCCGCGAGCCGCGTCTAGTCCCACCGTGCAGCGTCCACCGTCGGTACCGATTTCTAAGTGGAATGTAAAGTACTCGGGAGACGATCGAGATATGTCGTTGAGCGCATTTCTCGCGCGGGTGGAAGAGCTGATGGTGGCCCGACACGCGACGAAGCAAGACCTCTTCGATTGCGCCATCGACTTATTCTCCGGTAAGGCTTTGATCTGGTACCGTGCGAACCGGAAAAACGCCACCGATTGGAATTCGCTCGTTACGTTGCTGCGTGGGCAATTCCAGCCGGCTGACTATAACGATCGCCTGTTCGACGAGATCCGCCAACGGACGCAAGGATCGGACGAGACGATAGGTCTCTACCTGGCGGTGATGGACAGCCTCTTCGATCGACTGACCATCAAAGTCGCGGAGCCGGTGCGATTAAAGATCATCCTCCGGAATTTGTCGCCTTTCTATCAGAGCCAAATCGGCGTACATCCCGTTAGATCGCGCGACGAGTTGTTGGGGATCGGTCGCGTGTTGGAGGCTCGCAAGGCATCCGTCGAGTCGTTTGTTCCGCCCGTGACGCGCAAGAATCGAAAATTTTTGGAGCCAGATCTGGCGTACGTTTCCTCCGGACCAAGTACGGCAGCCATCGCGTCCACCGATGAACCCTCTAGCTCGGCCTCGCCGAATCGCCAGAACGTGACGTGCTGGAATTGCCAGAAATTGGGCCACATCCGCAGCAAGTGTCCTGCTCCGAAGAAACTACTTTGTTACCGCTGCG GGAGGCCGCTAGCGGGTTGCGATAGTGTCCCCCGTCCCGTGAGCGCAACCGACGCCGAACATCTGCGGAGCAAATTCCTTCTCGATTATATCTTGCAGCACGCCAAGGGTGACGAACGTCCGTATCTGGAAGTGTCGATTTTCGGGCACCCCTTCAGAGGTCTGTTGGATTCCGGTGCCTCGCACACGTTGTTGGGTGGAGGCGGCTGGTCGATCTTGGAACGTAGCGGAGTTCGGTTAAATAAGACAAAGACGCAATGTACGGTGGCCAACGGCGCGAAATGTGATTGTCTCGGATTCGTTCGAGCACCGGTCCAGCTGCTCGACAAAGTGCATGTCCTGGACGTACTAATCGTTCCCGACGTTCCTCATGATCTAATACTCGGGATAGATTTTTGGAAGTCCATGGACATAGTCCCGGACTTGAGACAGGATGTTTGGCGCTTTTCTAAGGACGTCGAGTCCGCGCGAGTCCATAGTATTCAGAGCCGCCACGCGTTGAGCAGCGAGCAACAACACGCGTTAGAGAGGCTGGTGCAGTCGGAATTGCACCACACCCGCCCTATCGGCTGTACGGACGTCGACCAACACCACATTGAGTTGTTGCCCGGAACCAGACCCATAAAACAGCGCTACTACCCTGTGTCTCCGCACAAACAGAAAATCATAGACGAGGAGTTGCGGAAAATGCTCGAGCTGGATGTCATTGAGCCGTCGAAAAGTCCTTGGTCGTCACCAGTTTGTCTGGTCAAGAAGAAGGACGACACTTATCG CTCGTTGGACGTGAAAAGCGCTTTCTGGCAGGTTAGACTGACGCCAGAGTCTCGCGAGTATACAGCCTTTACTGTACCGGGTCGTGGCTTGTACCAGTTCAAGCGCATGCCGTTCGGTTTGACCGGAGCCCCCGCTACGTGGCAACGTATCATTGATCGAGTCCTCGGTCCGGAATTGCAACCCTCGGTGTTCGTCTTCCTGGACGATATCATCGTCGTTTCCCAGGACTTTGAGACCCACATGAACGCGTTGGAGACCGTTTTGAATCGTCTCCGTACCGCCGGTTTGATTGTGAGTGCCgagaaatgtcaattttgcAGGCCGCAACTAAGATATTTAGGGTACGTGGTTGATCAGTACGGCTTACGGCCCGACCCGGAAAAGGTGCAGGCCATTTTGGACGTCCCTCGACCCGCAAACGCCACGGAAGTTCGTCGGTTTATAGGTACAGCCTCGTGGTATCGGAGATTCGTACCGAACTTTTCGTCGATCGTCGCACCACTATGCCGCCtgacgaaaaagaaaatcaagtTCGCTTGGTCGGACGAATGCGAAACCGCTTTTCGCAATCTCAGGGAGCGTCTGATAACCGCGCCCATTCTCAGTTGCCCTGATTTCGACCGTCAGTTCGTCTTACAATGCGACGCGTCCGCCTACGGAATCGGTGCGGTCCTGTCGCAAAAATTCGACGATGGGGAGCGCGCAATCTGCTACCTCTCGCGTTCGCTGACCCGTCAGGAGCGTAATTATTCCACCACGGAACGCGAGTGCCTCGCTGTTATCTGGGCGGTAGAAAAGTTGCGCCACTATCTGGAAGGTGTGCACTTCGTCGTTGTCACCGACCACCATAGTCTCTTGTGGCTTAATCGGTTGAAGGACCCACAAGGACGCTTGGCGCGTTGGGCATTGAGGTTGCAACCTTATGATTTCGAGCTGGTGCATCGCAAGGGCAAAGATCACGTCATTCCGGACATGCTCTCCCGTAGTGTGCCGGTTTCGGTAGATTCGGCGACGGCGGAAAATTTTTCGAACACCACGGATCGATGGTATGCGAACCTGATCGGTCAAGTCGCTCGCTTTCCGGATAAATTCCCCTCGTTCCGAGTCGAGAGCGGTGTGCTGCTCAAGTACAGCAAATGCAAAATCCCGGAGCTGTGCGACGAGGCGGACTCCTGGAAAAAAGTAGTTCCCAAGGACTACCG GAATTTATAA